One part of the Sphingopyxis sp. TUF1 genome encodes these proteins:
- a CDS encoding Wzz/FepE/Etk N-terminal domain-containing protein, which translates to MIERLKSVNRLFVGVVIVPTIIAFFYFGFLANDVYTSEARFVVRGANKGEASPLSLVLTGGSLGTGGSDESNAVVEYLQSRRALAEVDRDGLVTRAYGSPAIFWLDRFGGVFGDTREQLYRYFQGKLGVAEGTNSKVIQLTVTAFTPREARQINARLLDRAEDLVNSLSKRAQADAIAIAREEVAQAETSARSAALVLSRFRNEQGIIDPELQAETDLQMIAKVQDELIAARTQLLQFETYTPKASQLPFLRAQVRSLEREIDRQKRDIAGGSRSLSTVAARYQELQFDAEAANKLLTTALASLQEAQAESRRKRAYIERIADPSLPDYATRPRRVWNIIATFVLGLLAWGVLSMLIVGIREHRD; encoded by the coding sequence GTGATCGAGCGTCTCAAATCCGTGAACCGACTGTTCGTGGGGGTCGTCATTGTGCCGACGATCATCGCTTTCTTCTACTTCGGATTCCTTGCGAACGACGTCTATACGTCCGAAGCGCGCTTCGTGGTGCGCGGCGCCAACAAGGGCGAGGCTTCGCCGCTCAGCCTTGTCCTGACCGGAGGTAGCCTCGGCACGGGCGGCAGCGACGAGAGCAATGCGGTTGTCGAATATCTTCAATCGCGCCGCGCGCTTGCCGAAGTTGACCGCGACGGACTGGTCACGCGCGCATACGGCAGCCCTGCCATCTTCTGGCTCGACCGCTTCGGCGGCGTTTTTGGCGATACCCGCGAACAGCTCTACCGCTATTTCCAGGGTAAGCTGGGGGTTGCGGAGGGCACGAACAGCAAGGTCATCCAGCTCACCGTCACCGCTTTCACCCCGCGCGAGGCGCGGCAGATCAACGCGCGGCTGCTCGACCGCGCCGAAGATCTGGTCAACAGCCTGTCGAAGCGCGCCCAGGCCGACGCGATCGCCATCGCAAGGGAGGAAGTCGCGCAAGCCGAAACGTCGGCCCGCAGCGCGGCATTGGTCCTGTCCCGGTTCCGCAATGAACAGGGCATCATCGACCCCGAACTTCAGGCTGAAACCGACCTTCAGATGATCGCCAAGGTTCAGGACGAACTGATCGCGGCGCGCACGCAGCTGCTTCAGTTCGAAACCTATACCCCCAAGGCATCCCAGCTTCCGTTCCTGCGCGCACAGGTCCGTTCGCTGGAGCGCGAAATAGACCGGCAGAAACGCGACATCGCGGGCGGCAGCCGCTCGCTCTCGACCGTGGCGGCGCGCTATCAGGAGCTGCAATTCGATGCGGAGGCCGCAAACAAGCTGCTCACGACCGCCCTGGCCTCGCTTCAGGAAGCGCAGGCGGAAAGCAGGCGCAAGCGCGCCTATATCGAACGGATCGCCGACCCCAGCCTGCCCGACTACGCCACCCGGCCACGCAGGGTGTGGAATATCATCGCCACCTTCGTCCTCGGTTTGCTCGCCTGGGGTGTGCTGTCGATGCTGATCGTTGGCATTCGCGAGCATCGCGACTGA
- a CDS encoding ABC transporter permease, which translates to MATILNPSSLRQSGSVQLRVLGALLIREMLTRYGRHNIGFLWLFVEPMLFTLGVAALWTATKSVHGSDLPIVAFALTGYSSVLLWRNMPGRCIGALWANLALMYHRNIKVLDIYIARLLLEFGGATISFTVLSIAFISIGWLAPPEDFLKVAGGWLLIAWFGAALAIALGALSHESELVDKLWHPASYLIFPLSGSAFMVDALPPFAQQIVLYIPMVHGVELVRDGYFGSAARAHYDLGYLIPVTLVLSFIALLLVRRVAQRVVPE; encoded by the coding sequence ATGGCGACGATCCTGAACCCCTCCTCGCTCCGCCAAAGCGGGAGCGTTCAGCTGCGTGTGCTTGGCGCGCTGCTGATCCGGGAAATGCTCACACGCTACGGCCGCCACAATATCGGCTTCCTGTGGCTGTTTGTGGAGCCGATGCTTTTTACGCTTGGGGTCGCGGCGCTGTGGACGGCGACCAAATCCGTGCATGGCAGCGATCTGCCGATCGTCGCCTTCGCGCTCACCGGCTATTCCAGCGTCCTTCTATGGCGCAACATGCCCGGCCGCTGCATCGGCGCGCTCTGGGCCAATCTGGCGCTGATGTATCACCGCAACATCAAGGTGCTCGACATCTACATCGCACGCCTGTTGCTGGAGTTCGGCGGGGCGACGATTTCCTTCACCGTATTGAGCATCGCATTTATCAGCATCGGCTGGCTGGCTCCGCCCGAAGATTTTTTGAAAGTGGCGGGCGGATGGTTGCTCATCGCCTGGTTTGGCGCGGCATTGGCAATCGCTCTTGGGGCGTTGTCACACGAGAGCGAGCTGGTCGACAAGTTGTGGCACCCGGCTTCCTATCTCATCTTTCCGCTGTCCGGCTCGGCATTCATGGTCGACGCCCTGCCGCCTTTTGCACAGCAAATCGTCCTTTATATTCCGATGGTCCACGGCGTCGAACTGGTCCGTGATGGGTATTTCGGCTCTGCGGCGCGGGCGCATTACGACCTTGGCTATCTGATACCGGTAACGCTCGTCCTCAGCTTCATCGCGCTGCTGCTGGTGCGCCGCGTGGCGCAACGGGTGGTCCCCGAATGA
- a CDS encoding ABC transporter ATP-binding protein has protein sequence MIEVRDLRKFYRTRFGEKLVLDKVNFDLRKGERLGVLGRNGAGKSTMIRLVSGAERPTSGTIERRMSVSWPLAFGGAFQPMLTGVDNIRFISRIYEQDFESNLAFVEEFAELGPYLREPVRTYSSGMRARLAFAISMIIEFDCFLIDEIGAVGDARFHDRCNYELFEKRGDRAMIIISHDAGYIRDHCNRWAVLHDGRLGLHDAFDAAYTSYKEVIGATLGAAKPVVSHVNRALMIESSQRAALADERFRIHVQQGDWARDSKDWARAEQEYGAALSLYPYQRSYWVQHGHVTKEQGAFARAEISYRTAAAFGVPEDEVAEFIHFVAARQNDDEPARDIHGLRPAPAGSQPPGAPDVDTFAQLLWPTGDVDERDVLDLLRTCATCDALVVAMIADERFVAAYAAVRHRGETPSAPVRPNDRAALDRDVIRRICCLFTAELGAYADEIKRPEQILCRLIASETLAEWPLTTQALRARLAPDKGACVSA, from the coding sequence ATGATCGAGGTTCGCGATCTTCGCAAATTTTACCGGACACGCTTTGGCGAGAAGCTGGTGCTCGACAAGGTGAATTTCGATCTGCGCAAGGGCGAACGGCTCGGCGTGCTCGGTCGGAACGGTGCGGGGAAATCGACGATGATCCGGCTGGTAAGCGGCGCCGAGCGCCCGACGTCCGGGACCATCGAACGGCGGATGTCGGTATCGTGGCCGCTTGCCTTCGGCGGCGCCTTTCAGCCCATGCTCACCGGCGTCGACAATATCCGATTCATCAGCCGGATTTACGAGCAGGACTTTGAAAGCAACCTCGCCTTCGTCGAGGAGTTTGCGGAGCTTGGCCCTTATTTACGCGAGCCTGTTCGCACCTATTCTTCGGGGATGCGGGCCCGGTTGGCGTTCGCGATTTCGATGATCATCGAATTCGACTGCTTCCTGATCGACGAGATCGGTGCTGTGGGCGACGCCCGCTTCCACGACCGATGCAATTATGAACTGTTCGAGAAGCGCGGCGACCGGGCGATGATCATCATCTCGCACGACGCCGGTTACATCCGCGATCATTGCAACCGGTGGGCAGTGCTGCACGACGGCAGGCTGGGACTGCATGACGCGTTCGACGCTGCCTATACCTCCTATAAGGAAGTGATCGGCGCCACGTTGGGCGCCGCGAAACCCGTGGTAAGCCATGTCAATCGCGCCCTGATGATCGAATCCTCGCAGCGCGCGGCGTTGGCGGACGAACGGTTCCGCATCCATGTGCAGCAGGGGGACTGGGCGCGTGACAGCAAGGACTGGGCCCGTGCCGAGCAGGAATATGGCGCCGCCTTGTCGCTCTATCCCTATCAGCGCAGCTACTGGGTTCAGCACGGCCATGTCACAAAGGAACAGGGCGCGTTCGCGCGCGCCGAAATCTCCTATCGTACCGCCGCGGCGTTCGGGGTGCCCGAAGACGAAGTGGCGGAATTTATCCATTTCGTCGCAGCACGCCAGAATGACGACGAACCCGCGCGCGACATCCACGGCCTTCGGCCGGCCCCGGCGGGCAGCCAGCCGCCCGGCGCGCCCGACGTCGACACTTTCGCACAGCTTTTGTGGCCGACCGGCGACGTCGACGAACGAGACGTTCTCGATTTATTGCGAACATGCGCGACGTGCGACGCGTTGGTCGTGGCGATGATCGCGGACGAACGCTTTGTTGCCGCCTACGCCGCGGTGCGGCATCGCGGCGAAACCCCCAGCGCCCCGGTGCGGCCCAATGATCGTGCGGCGCTCGACCGGGACGTGATACGGCGCATCTGCTGCTTGTTCACCGCCGAACTCGGCGCATATGCCGACGAGATCAAGCGTCCGGAGCAAATCCTGTGCCGGCTGATCGCAAGCGAAACGCTCGCCGAGTGGCCCCTCACAACACAGGCGCTGCGTGCGCGACTAGCGCCCGACAAAGGGGCTTGCGTTTCCGCATGA
- a CDS encoding nuclear transport factor 2 family protein codes for MTAPLNAPKTHLCADRIRYSRGWGQGLFLALGALALPVAAAGTSPTAPEHLPPTTECAAEAARVVEDYVEAQNRLDTSRMARLMDPDYVEISPLGALDDRSAVLGFYSDPNASRQDIALEVDTQRALDAGCTIIASLVLKGATGERRLRVTYTLRRAAGTWRIAVVQYTAVRPK; via the coding sequence GTGACTGCGCCCTTGAATGCTCCAAAGACACATTTGTGTGCCGACAGGATTCGATACTCGCGGGGCTGGGGCCAAGGCCTGTTTCTGGCATTGGGAGCTCTGGCGCTGCCCGTCGCCGCCGCGGGCACGTCCCCGACCGCTCCGGAGCATTTGCCGCCAACAACTGAATGCGCCGCTGAAGCGGCTCGCGTCGTCGAGGACTATGTCGAAGCGCAAAACCGTCTCGACACGAGTCGAATGGCGCGTTTGATGGATCCTGACTATGTGGAGATTTCGCCGCTCGGCGCGCTGGACGACCGTTCGGCTGTACTGGGATTTTACAGCGATCCAAACGCATCGCGCCAAGACATAGCGCTCGAGGTCGACACGCAACGCGCTTTGGATGCCGGCTGCACAATTATCGCATCGCTGGTGTTGAAGGGGGCCACTGGAGAGCGGCGGCTCAGAGTAACATATACGCTGCGCCGCGCGGCGGGCACATGGCGCATTGCTGTCGTTCAATATACTGCAGTCCGGCCAAAGTGA
- a CDS encoding glycosyltransferase family 4 protein yields the protein MPGHSRWVRECRLRAVYFIHDLIPITHAQYCRPRAVARHRGRVVNALKTASGIVVNSKSTAHDLRAFAHTEALPLPPLTIAPLAISAFGKRDNPQARSQPYFLCLGTIEERKNHRLLLDVWLRLIADLGATAPRLVIIGQWGAGSSAVRTMLKRNPALRRYVTLLTRCDDDQVGDWIAGAQALLMPTLAEGFGLPMVEGLTMGTPVIASDLFCFHEIGQGIPCLLDPADPAAWVRAIAGFADPGGERQRQRRLLDHYRAPVWDDHFAAVETWLAALRERRDPAGGGAKLALAHRPSNGASTAMMEKQSLGAGSGQPQQPFEAMENYP from the coding sequence TGCCCGGCCACAGCCGGTGGGTGCGCGAATGCCGCCTGCGGGCGGTCTATTTCATTCACGACCTGATCCCCATCACCCATGCGCAATATTGTCGTCCCCGCGCGGTCGCGCGGCATCGCGGCCGGGTGGTGAACGCCCTGAAAACGGCCAGCGGGATCGTGGTGAACTCGAAATCGACGGCCCATGACCTTCGGGCCTTTGCGCACACCGAAGCCTTGCCGCTTCCGCCGCTGACCATCGCTCCGCTTGCAATCAGCGCGTTCGGCAAGCGCGACAACCCCCAAGCCCGCAGCCAACCCTATTTTCTTTGCCTCGGCACCATCGAAGAACGCAAGAATCACCGTCTTCTGCTCGACGTGTGGCTTCGTCTGATCGCCGATTTGGGTGCCACCGCGCCGAGGCTCGTCATTATCGGGCAGTGGGGGGCCGGATCGTCCGCCGTGCGCACGATGTTGAAGCGGAATCCCGCCTTGCGTCGATATGTCACGTTGCTCACGCGTTGCGACGATGACCAAGTCGGCGACTGGATCGCCGGTGCGCAGGCTTTACTGATGCCGACGCTCGCCGAAGGATTTGGTCTGCCCATGGTCGAAGGGTTGACGATGGGAACGCCGGTCATTGCCAGCGACCTGTTCTGCTTTCACGAAATCGGGCAAGGAATCCCCTGTCTGCTCGACCCCGCCGATCCCGCCGCGTGGGTCCGCGCGATCGCCGGCTTCGCCGACCCCGGGGGCGAGCGGCAGCGGCAGCGGCGTTTGCTGGATCATTATCGCGCGCCGGTCTGGGACGATCATTTCGCTGCGGTCGAAACCTGGCTCGCCGCCTTACGCGAAAGGCGCGATCCGGCCGGCGGAGGGGCGAAGCTGGCGCTTGCGCATCGACCGTCAAACGGTGCGTCGACAGCCATGATGGAGAAACAGTCTCTGGGCGCCGGTTCCGGCCAACCTCAACAGCCCTTTGAAGCGATGGAAAATTACCCGTGA
- a CDS encoding glycosyltransferase family 4 protein — protein sequence MTANRTILIDGYNLALEKGTGVATYARNLSYEVHNLGHSVSVLYGNPAAMSRDPLLREISFFDGASPCRGGMLDIAGQAFHGLRAPLGYSAVEVPITGQVISRTFDARLPRYNMIVNAADVFRRSQAGFKIWGRLSHVDLPQKPDLAHWTYPLPIRVKGVPNIYTFHDIVPLRLPYTTLDHKRHYLALLRKLERTADHIVTVSESSKRDLIEILGIVPDRITNTYQSVEIPAALRDKSDEQVAREVEGLVPVDYKNYYLFWGSIEPKKNIGRMIEAYLVSKVDGPLVIVGAQAWKSEGELRLLNGITEARGRNRGANSGKRVIQLPYAPFPLLVSLIRGARAALFPSLYEGFGLPVLEAMMLGTPVICSNTASLPEIAGDAALMIDPYDTAALTNAIRRIDADADLRAELTRQGLAQAARFSTAAYRDRLRALYQRF from the coding sequence ATGACCGCGAACAGGACAATATTGATCGACGGCTACAACCTCGCGCTTGAAAAGGGGACGGGGGTTGCAACCTATGCCCGGAACCTCAGCTATGAGGTGCATAATCTCGGCCACTCGGTTTCGGTGCTCTACGGCAATCCTGCGGCAATGTCCCGAGATCCGCTGCTGCGCGAGATTTCCTTCTTCGACGGCGCGTCGCCCTGTCGGGGCGGGATGCTCGATATCGCAGGACAGGCCTTCCACGGGCTTCGCGCTCCGTTGGGTTACAGTGCCGTCGAAGTGCCGATCACGGGCCAGGTCATTTCGCGAACGTTCGACGCGCGCCTCCCGCGCTACAATATGATCGTCAATGCGGCTGACGTGTTCAGACGGTCGCAGGCGGGCTTCAAGATATGGGGGCGGCTCAGCCATGTCGATCTGCCTCAAAAGCCCGATCTGGCGCACTGGACCTACCCGCTGCCGATCCGGGTGAAGGGGGTGCCGAACATTTACACCTTTCATGACATCGTGCCTTTGCGGCTGCCCTATACGACGCTCGACCACAAGCGGCATTATCTCGCACTGCTACGCAAGCTGGAACGCACCGCCGATCACATCGTCACCGTATCCGAAAGTTCGAAACGCGATTTGATCGAGATTCTCGGCATCGTTCCCGACCGGATCACCAACACCTATCAGTCGGTCGAAATCCCCGCCGCCTTGCGAGACAAGTCCGACGAACAAGTGGCGCGCGAAGTCGAGGGTCTGGTCCCGGTCGATTACAAAAACTATTATCTGTTCTGGGGCTCCATCGAACCCAAGAAAAATATCGGCCGGATGATTGAAGCCTATCTGGTCAGCAAGGTCGACGGTCCGCTGGTCATCGTCGGTGCACAGGCGTGGAAATCCGAAGGCGAACTGCGACTGCTGAACGGAATCACCGAAGCGCGCGGCCGTAATCGCGGGGCGAATTCGGGCAAGCGGGTGATCCAATTGCCCTACGCCCCGTTCCCCCTGCTCGTCAGCCTGATCCGCGGTGCGCGGGCGGCCCTGTTTCCATCGCTTTACGAGGGGTTCGGGCTTCCCGTGCTGGAAGCGATGATGCTCGGCACGCCGGTCATCTGCTCGAACACCGCCTCACTGCCCGAGATTGCCGGCGATGCGGCGCTGATGATCGACCCGTATGACACGGCCGCGCTGACCAATGCCATCCGCCGCATCGATGCCGACGCCGACCTGCGCGCCGAGCTGACCCGGCAGGGGTTGGCGCAGGCCGCCCGCTTCTCGACTGCGGCGTACCGCGATCGGCTGCGCGCGCTGTATCAGCGCTTTTGA
- a CDS encoding BadF/BadG/BcrA/BcrD ATPase family protein: MTFYLGVDAGGTASKSRLVDQDGRVLGSGKAGPANARVGLDKLHDTLLDVCFQALREGGVDESLYGTVRVGMGIAGINRMGMKQQLQLLEFPFAHVQLTSDSMIANLGAHRGADGAILIIGTGSVGLVKRGEDSFSIGGYGFPISDEGSGAALGLSAIRHALRALDGRTRPTPLSQAVTQQFDHAIPKVIAWMDDAAPGDYASFAPLVMDYAETGDEIALSIVRDAAQHVERFIETILAKGATRCVLMGGLAERIKPWLRARIVEKLDEPLGDALDGALLFAGLPIATSARG, translated from the coding sequence ATGACATTCTACCTTGGCGTGGACGCCGGCGGAACGGCGAGCAAGTCGAGGCTGGTCGACCAAGATGGCCGCGTTTTGGGGTCCGGCAAGGCCGGACCGGCGAATGCACGCGTCGGGCTCGACAAGCTGCACGACACGCTGCTCGACGTCTGTTTTCAAGCGCTTCGCGAAGGCGGCGTCGATGAAAGCCTTTACGGCACGGTGCGCGTCGGCATGGGCATTGCGGGCATCAACCGTATGGGGATGAAGCAGCAGCTCCAGCTGCTCGAATTTCCCTTCGCCCATGTCCAGCTCACAAGCGATTCGATGATCGCCAATCTGGGGGCCCATCGCGGCGCCGACGGCGCCATCCTGATCATCGGCACCGGCAGCGTCGGCCTCGTCAAGCGCGGCGAGGACAGTTTCAGCATCGGCGGCTATGGATTTCCCATTTCGGACGAGGGGAGCGGCGCGGCCTTGGGGCTCAGCGCGATCCGCCATGCGCTTCGCGCACTCGACGGGCGGACGCGCCCGACGCCGCTCAGCCAGGCGGTAACCCAGCAATTCGACCATGCCATCCCCAAGGTCATCGCGTGGATGGACGATGCAGCCCCGGGCGATTACGCCAGCTTCGCCCCGCTCGTGATGGATTATGCCGAAACCGGAGACGAAATTGCGCTGTCGATCGTTCGCGATGCGGCGCAGCATGTCGAACGCTTCATCGAGACGATCCTTGCCAAGGGCGCAACGCGCTGCGTGCTGATGGGGGGACTTGCCGAACGCATCAAGCCGTGGCTGCGCGCGCGCATCGTCGAAAAGCTCGATGAGCCGCTGGGCGATGCGCTCGACGGGGCGCTCCTCTTTGCAGGCTTGCCGATCGCGACCTCCGCGCGCGGCTGA
- a CDS encoding FAD-dependent monooxygenase, whose translation MIQKTSTGAPIRSSDEDARLYQVAIVGGGPTGLMLAYELALAGVDAAIVERRETQELIGMRAGGLHMRTLEVLDQRGLGDRFVAEGERFQMAPFHDVMLDVSDTPTRRNYFLALPQKRFEAMLADRVAELGVPFYRGCELSDFSQSEEAVETRLADGRQLRSTYLVGCDGARSAVRKLAGIEFAGWEPTKSWLIAEAQWREEPKWGLAHDAHGTHALGQMDEAGKVRIVLVERALNRGDEPALDEVKTRLVEVYGTDFGIHDATWISRFNDRCRQAVAYRQGRVLLAGDAAHIHPPMGGQGLNMGVQDAINLGWKLAQVLQGVSPDTLLDTYQAERHPVADRVLRNAMADVALQRRDPRSVALGERMAELAVMEAPRKFLVADRSGLAIKYDLENDHPLVGRRIPDLDIVVGGEKRRIYDYLHRARPVLFSFAGGADPVLVPGSDRVQRVSALCDAPWDLPVIGRVPTPDAVLLRPDGYVAWAGSLDDERLRDAMGFWFGGIAA comes from the coding sequence TTGATCCAGAAGACTTCGACCGGCGCGCCAATCCGTTCGTCCGATGAGGACGCCCGGCTATACCAAGTCGCTATCGTCGGCGGCGGCCCGACCGGGCTTATGCTGGCATATGAACTGGCTCTGGCTGGTGTTGATGCCGCGATCGTCGAGCGGCGCGAAACACAGGAGCTCATCGGCATGCGCGCGGGCGGCCTCCACATGCGGACGCTTGAGGTGCTCGACCAGCGCGGCCTAGGGGACCGCTTCGTTGCTGAGGGAGAGCGTTTCCAGATGGCGCCCTTTCATGACGTAATGCTTGATGTGAGTGACACGCCGACGCGGCGAAATTATTTCCTGGCTTTACCGCAGAAGCGGTTCGAGGCGATGCTGGCCGATCGCGTTGCCGAGCTGGGGGTGCCGTTTTATCGCGGCTGCGAGCTGAGCGATTTTTCGCAGAGCGAGGAGGCGGTCGAGACAAGACTTGCCGACGGCAGGCAGTTGCGATCGACATATCTCGTCGGATGCGACGGCGCGCGGAGTGCCGTGCGCAAGCTGGCCGGCATCGAGTTTGCGGGGTGGGAGCCCACGAAGAGCTGGCTGATTGCCGAGGCCCAATGGCGCGAGGAACCCAAATGGGGTCTCGCGCACGACGCTCACGGCACGCACGCGCTCGGCCAGATGGACGAAGCCGGCAAGGTCCGTATCGTGCTCGTCGAGCGCGCGCTCAATCGCGGCGACGAACCTGCGCTGGATGAAGTGAAAACGCGTCTCGTCGAAGTCTACGGCACCGACTTCGGAATCCACGACGCGACCTGGATTTCACGCTTTAACGACCGGTGCCGACAGGCCGTCGCCTATCGGCAAGGCCGCGTCCTCCTCGCTGGCGACGCGGCGCACATCCACCCGCCGATGGGCGGTCAGGGCCTCAATATGGGTGTGCAGGATGCGATCAATCTGGGATGGAAGCTGGCGCAAGTCCTGCAGGGCGTATCGCCCGACACGCTGCTCGACACCTATCAGGCCGAACGTCATCCGGTCGCCGATCGCGTGCTGCGCAATGCGATGGCCGATGTCGCGCTGCAGCGGCGCGATCCGCGCAGCGTGGCGCTTGGGGAAAGAATGGCGGAACTGGCAGTAATGGAGGCGCCACGCAAATTTCTTGTCGCGGATCGGTCTGGCCTCGCGATAAAATATGACCTTGAAAATGATCATCCGCTGGTCGGACGCCGTATTCCCGATCTTGATATTGTGGTCGGGGGCGAGAAGCGACGGATCTACGATTATCTCCACCGCGCGCGACCGGTCCTTTTCTCCTTTGCTGGCGGGGCGGACCCCGTCCTGGTGCCGGGCAGCGACCGCGTTCAGCGGGTCTCGGCGCTCTGCGATGCACCGTGGGATCTGCCGGTGATCGGCCGCGTGCCGACGCCCGACGCGGTCCTGCTACGTCCGGACGGCTACGTTGCGTGGGCGGGGAGCCTCGATGACGAGCGGCTGCGCGATGCAATGGGCTTTTGGTTCGGAGGCATTGCGGCGTAG
- a CDS encoding polysaccharide biosynthesis/export family protein: MTNEKSPLTTLRCLVGAVLLAAPLAACSSLGNVGPSTSAVRNAGGNDYAGSGIVVVDLDDQAVKRASSFARSQSLAGVFGDRPPVGTVIGRGDVLDVTIWEAPPAVLFGNSAPPGTLATTPAQGVTIPQQMVGDAGTINIPFAGTIEVAGRTTADVERAIVARLAGRAHQPQAVARLVQNEARNATIVGEVGASRRVPITAKGERLLDILASAGGPRQPVSKTTIQLSRGGVVTSMALDAIIRDPAQNIRVQPDDIVTVTFQPYSFVALGAVSQNAEVPFEGAGLTLAQALGRIGGLRVDMADIGGVFVFRLEDPAALDPALAQDARRLEDGRIPVIYRLNLRDPASFFAAQDFAIRDDDLLYVSTALGADLQRLLSTLSSVAFSTIAIGDAVK; the protein is encoded by the coding sequence ATGACGAATGAAAAATCCCCGCTGACGACGCTCCGGTGTCTGGTCGGCGCGGTGCTCCTTGCGGCGCCGTTGGCTGCCTGTTCCTCGCTCGGTAACGTCGGCCCGTCCACATCTGCCGTTCGCAACGCGGGAGGCAACGACTATGCCGGCAGCGGGATCGTCGTCGTCGATCTGGACGATCAGGCGGTCAAGCGCGCGAGCAGTTTCGCGCGGTCGCAAAGTCTGGCGGGCGTTTTTGGCGACCGCCCGCCTGTCGGCACGGTGATCGGCCGCGGCGACGTCCTCGACGTCACAATATGGGAAGCGCCGCCCGCCGTCCTGTTCGGCAATAGCGCTCCGCCGGGCACACTTGCCACGACGCCTGCGCAAGGCGTGACCATTCCGCAGCAGATGGTCGGCGACGCGGGCACGATCAACATTCCATTCGCCGGCACGATCGAGGTTGCCGGCCGGACGACGGCAGACGTGGAGCGCGCGATCGTCGCCCGGCTGGCCGGACGCGCGCATCAGCCGCAGGCCGTCGCCCGGTTGGTCCAAAACGAAGCGCGCAACGCAACGATCGTCGGCGAAGTCGGGGCGAGCCGACGCGTTCCCATCACCGCAAAGGGCGAACGGCTGCTCGACATTCTGGCGTCGGCAGGCGGCCCGCGCCAGCCGGTCAGCAAGACGACGATCCAGCTTTCGCGTGGCGGCGTGGTCACATCGATGGCGCTCGACGCGATCATTCGCGATCCCGCGCAGAATATCCGCGTTCAGCCGGATGACATCGTCACCGTCACGTTCCAGCCGTACAGTTTCGTTGCGCTGGGAGCGGTTTCGCAGAACGCCGAAGTTCCCTTCGAGGGGGCCGGATTGACTTTGGCGCAGGCGCTGGGCCGCATCGGCGGGCTGCGCGTGGACATGGCGGATATCGGCGGCGTATTCGTCTTTCGTCTGGAAGATCCGGCCGCCCTCGACCCCGCGCTCGCGCAGGATGCCCGACGCCTGGAGGACGGACGGATTCCGGTGATCTACCGGCTGAATTTGCGCGATCCCGCCAGCTTTTTTGCGGCCCAGGACTTCGCGATCCGCGACGACGATCTCCTCTATGTATCGACCGCGCTGGGAGCCGATTTGCAGCGCCTCCTTTCTACGCTCTCGAGTGTCGCCTTCTCTACGATCGCGATCGGCGATGCGGTCAAATGA
- a CDS encoding GNAT family N-acetyltransferase codes for MSGDRPVLYTRRLVVAPSVPEDRDDFIALERDADVMRYLNGGAVDHSVTDPLEAPFLMLRGGEPDVWSIRLRHSGAFVGWLSLRPVDNGQAELGYRLCKSAWGQGLATESAGALVAWGLERAGYGRITAQTMAVNQASRRAMEKIGMRYIRTEYAEYADPIAGSEQGEVIYEVVSG; via the coding sequence ATGAGCGGTGACCGGCCCGTCCTTTACACGCGCCGGCTCGTGGTTGCGCCTTCTGTTCCGGAGGACCGTGACGATTTCATCGCGCTGGAACGCGACGCCGACGTGATGCGCTACCTCAACGGCGGCGCCGTGGATCATTCCGTCACCGACCCCTTAGAGGCTCCGTTTCTTATGCTCAGGGGTGGCGAGCCGGACGTCTGGTCGATCCGTCTCCGCCATAGTGGCGCCTTCGTGGGATGGCTGTCACTTCGGCCTGTCGACAACGGGCAGGCGGAGCTCGGTTATCGGCTTTGCAAAAGCGCGTGGGGGCAGGGGCTGGCGACTGAAAGCGCTGGCGCGCTCGTCGCCTGGGGGTTGGAACGCGCCGGATATGGGCGGATTACTGCGCAGACGATGGCCGTGAACCAGGCTTCGCGCCGCGCCATGGAAAAGATCGGTATGCGCTACATAAGAACCGAATATGCCGAATATGCCGATCCGATCGCCGGATCTGAGCAAGGGGAGGTTATTTACGAGGTAGTTTCGGGCTGA